Genomic segment of Haemorhous mexicanus isolate bHaeMex1 chromosome 12, bHaeMex1.pri, whole genome shotgun sequence:
agctccctgtgcagctggcagggacagggggcagGCAGGCTCACTCAGAACCCCTGCAGAATGTGACAGCCAGCCACTGCAAAAGCAGCTATGCCAAAGTGCTTTTTGGAGCTGTGAAGCCCCATGGCTTTTCCCTTTCAACACTCgagaaggagggagagcaggggaggTTGGGGCAGTCAATCAACACTAACCATCTGAAATGATGCCCTCAACTGAGCCTGGACCAAGTTGGGAGACCCTAGCAGCAGAACCTGCCATCTCTATGCAAGCAGCACAccctgggagaagggaaggctggTTCTGCCTTGCTCCTAGACCCTCTCCAGAAGGAGAGTCACCCAATCCTCCCCACCGACCCTGGCAGGCAGGACAGGGGAAAAAGGCTGCACGTAAAGAGCTGGTGCCTGCAACAGACAGCTGAGCTCCCAGGACTGGAACTGCGGGTACAGCACAAACTACAGTCCAGGGAACACCAGGAATCTACAGGCATAGCTTCCTCTCTCCacttccctcctttcctttccaccCCTTTGAGATGTCCACGTCGTCTGTTGCTACTTCGATATAGGTGGCATATCAACCACTGAGGCCAGAGGAAAGTTTACCTGCCCACACACCGTgccccccctttcccccacaCTCCCTGGAGGTTGCCAACAACcgaggaggagagggaagggaaggccgAGGCTCGGGAGCGTCCCATGCAAGCTGAAAGCCACAGCGGGGCGGGAGGCTCATGGCAAGCAGGCAGCCACCTGGTAGGCACCCTCGGCCGTGTGCTGCAcgctgtgctcctgcagcaggccCAAGTCCAGGAACCGCTCCCCGCACCACATGCACTTGTACTGCTGCTCCCGGGCGTGCACGCTGTGGTGCTTGTTGAGGTGCTCGCGCTGCTTGAAGGCCTTCTCGCAGGAGGAGCACTTGTAGGGCTTCTCGCCCGTGTGCACGCGCCGGTGGCGCTGCAGGTCCGACGCGTACTTGAACCGCTTTTCACAGTCGGGGCACTTGAGGGGCTTCTCGCGGGCCGGGTCGCAGCGGTGCTGCACGAACtctgaggaggagaagaaacGTCTCTCGCAGAGCGTGCACTTGAGCGGCTTCTCGGCACAGTGGGCCAGCTGGTGCTTCTGCAGGGCCGAGGCCCGCTTGTAGGACTTGTTGCACACCGCGCACTTGAAGGGCCGCTCCGCGTTCTGCACGCACTTGTGCCGCAGCAGCTCCGAGGACTGGTTGAAGCCTTTCTGGCACACGTTGCACTTGAAGAGGTTCTCTATGCCGTGCACGTGCTGGTGGTACACCAAGTGCGAGGGCTGCACGAAGCCCTTCTCGCACAGGTTGCACTTGAAGCGCTCCTCGGCCTTGTGCGTGCGGCGGTGGCGCATGAGCGCGTACTGCTGCTTGAAGCTCATCTGGCACAGGTCGCACTTGAAGGGCCGCTCCTCGCTGTGCGTGCGCTCGTGCTGCCGCAGGTCCGAGGGACGCTTGAAGGCCTTCTGGCACTCCCCGCAGCGGAAGGGCCGCTCCCCGCTGGGCGTGcaggggtgctgcagcagctccgaGGATTCCTTGAAGTGCAGCTCGCAGACGTTGCACTTGAAGAGGTGCTCCCCCGAGTGCGCGTACATGTGGCGCACCAGGTGGGAGCGGTGCTTGAAGGTCTTCTCGCACACCGTGCACTTGTAGGGCCGCTCCGAGCTGTGCGTCCGTTTGTGGTGCACCAGGTGGGAGGACTGGCTGAAGCTCTTGTCACACAGTGTGCACTTGTACGGCTTCTCACCCGTGTGGATGCGCTCGTGCCGGGACAGCTCCGAGAGGTGCTTGAAGGTTTTCTGACAGATGGAGCAGCTGTAGGGCTTCTCTGAGGGGTCGAGAGGCTGTGAATGCTCTACCTCGGGAGGCTTGTAGGTCTTCTCACAGATAGAGCACTTCATGGCGTTGCCATTGTGGACGTTGTGGTGCTGCGCCAGCGAGGTCAGGAGGGAGAAGCCCATCTTGCAAACCCCACACACAAAGGGCTTCTGCTCCACCTGGATACACTGGTGTTCGAGGAGGTCGGTGGCCTGGTGGAAGATCTTCAGGCACTGGGTACACTGGAAAGAGCGGTCATGGCTTGGCAAGCACTGGTGCTCATGGGGGTTGGAGAGGTGGGCAAGGTCATGGCCACACACACCGCACTTGTGGGACGGCtctccagcctggatgggggcgtgctggtggtgctgcagTCCAGGGTCTGGCTGGAGCAGGATGCCgtacacagcacagcccagggggttgtcagcagtgctgggagggatGGAGTGCTCCGGGAGGGCGGCTGCCCCAGCGTGGTGCTGCTGCGGTGGTGGCGGCGGCTGCTGTggttgctgctgttgctgctgccagCTTTCTGAcatgcttgggaaaaaaaatgggattttagcAGTGATAGCTTCAGCTTCCCGGATGAAAGGGTTCAAGTAAAAGCAAGACCAAAAGATTCTGAGATCCTGATTCCCTGTAAATGATCCCCTCAAGTTGAGACCAGAAAATCCAGCTCACAGCCAGGAtcctgggaagaaaagcagggaagagaCTTCAGAGCCTCCTCTTAGACCAGCACAGGTTCTTTATGAACTGATTTGGtctggcttttccttcttttggaCAAAGGAACAGGAGGCAGAGGCAGGTGCCTTGAAGAGTAGAGGAGGCCCTTCTCCGTGCTGGCTGCGATGTGCTCACACTTGTGAGGGGCACAGGATGCgacccaggagcagctctccctgcaggaaagAAGATAGCTCATGTCAAGTCTTAGAAGAGACATGGGCAATTCTCCATCAGCCTTCCCCCATGGCTGTCTTTGAAAACTCTCCCGCATCCCTGCAAAGCTACCAGGAAGCCAATGTAGAACCAGAGCCCCACTTGCTGCTGTGCAAAGGGCCTGGGACAAGGAGCTCTCAGCCTGGaaagggctgggctctgggacaaGGAGCTCTCAGCCTGGaaggggctgggctctgcttggTCGCAGCCAGGCACACATTTGGGTGTTGTGCTCTCACAGGAGGCAGCACAACTGCCCAGGGcctgctcagctcagccttGAATGGTCATTGGatctccagcactgctgtggcactgTCCCAGAACTCGGTCTCTCTGCATAGCTTATGCACCAAACACTGTGCAATCAAAAAGCTACTGGGTTAGATTCTACACATCCTAACATGAAACAGCTCTGTGAAATGGTTCTGCTCTTCCTCCAGCCTGGATATCGAGCCCATTACCCAAGGGATGCATGCAAAGCATTTCCCCCTCTTTGGGCAGCGCTTGTAGAATGGAAGAGCCAGGGAACTCAGGAGAATATTTGCCCTCAGTGTTATCCTATCCTCAGACACATGGATCACTCTGTGAAGATAAAAGTAGAGTTAAAGCAGTGGCTTAGCTGAACCTCCTACCAAACCATGTAATAAAAGTACACTGAAGCCAACCAACCtatgccagagctgcagcctggccttgctACAGAGCATCACCAGGCTCACTGAAAAGTGAGATGTCCAATAAAACCTGGCACCAATTTAGAGAAGAATAAGACCCACCAGCGAGCAGCAGACAGCAAGAGTGTCAACACACCTCAAGAGAGAAGAAGGTGCAAGCCCTGGTGAGCAGCAGCCACCAACACTCCTGGGCCTTGAGCCCGCGGGCCCATAAGAGCAACGCCATGTCTGTGTCAAACCACCTGCCCCCAGGGTAAGGAAATCCTTGGTCTACcacaagaataatttttatgtttaaaacTATGCAATACACAGCACCAGAGAATCCCACTCCCCAGCATCCTCACCTCCACCGGCACTCAGCTGAGACTGAGTTGAGCCCCACAGCTCAGGTAGTCCTGGACCCACCTCTGACTGTGGGGAAACTTCATTATTTTGTGCTCCAGCACAATTTGGGGCCCATCGCAGCCCCGCCGGCACGCAAGATGCCTTCCTTCTACAGAGCTCACCTTGACGGAGCGAGGGCTCGCAGTGCCGGTACCTGCACCCGAGCTCGGCAGGACACCAAACTTCAGCCCAGCCCGGGTGCCACCCTCCCCCGCCAACCGTGGCAGGATGAACCCACCGGCGACGCACCCCGGGGTAACGAGGAAGGAAGACTGTACCCCTCGCAGGGAGAGCGATACCAACCTTGGCTTACCGAGGGCTCTGCGCGGGACCCGCGTCGGCGCCAGCTCCAGCCTAACTCATCCCTCCGTGGGAGGTGGGAAGCGACAACCATTTAGGGAGCGCGGTCGGGAGCGCAGAGGTACTTTCAAACTGGCGAGGCGGCCTGCTCGGCATGGCCCGGCTGCTCCCGCCGGGCCCGGGCCGCCTCAGGGCCGCGGGGCGCGGGGGCGGCCGGGGAGCTCGCAGGCCACCAGCaaccgccgccgccgcagcccgCGGCCAGGCCCGGCCCGCCGCTCACCGCTCCCCATCGGGCGGCCCCGCTGGCAGCGCGGGGACGGCGCCCCGAGGCCTTCACCGCCGCCGCGCCGGGAGGCCCCGCGCTGGGCTCGGGTGCAGGGGGTCGCTGcccgcccggggccgcccccgccccggcgAGGCGCACACAaagggcggcggcggcggccgggccgaTCACCTACGGCGGGAGGAGGCCTCGCCGGCGGCAGGGCCGCGGCCTGCGCGCtgcgcccgagccccgcgctgGCGTGGAGGCAGGAGccgggagggaggaggggagggagggaagggagcgAGCGGCGGGCGGGAGCGCAGCGGAGGGAGCGGAGCGGGCCGagccggggcggccgcggcggcggcggaggaggcggggcgggcgcggcgggtGCTGCCCCCTGCCGGGCCGCTCCGGCAACtgcgcggccgccgccggcgGGGAGCGGGCTGTGCCGGCGGGTTTCGCGGCCATGAGCGCCGCGCTGGTGGGCTACAGCAGCTccgaggaggagcaggagcaggaggaggaaggggggagCCGGGACGGCGGCGCGCAGGGGCCCCCCGGGGCCAGGTGGGTGCCGTGgggtggcggcggcgggagcgcgcgGGAGGCGGCGGAAGCCCGcggcctccctcctcctcttcctcgttCTCACCCCGCTCCGGTCCCGCAGCGCCGGCCGCTCCCGCCTGCCCGTGCCCGTCGGCCTGCCGGGAGACCCGGACCCCGAGGAGGCCGTGAGCGATGACAGCTCCCGGCACGGCGGCCGCGTGCGCGGCTTCCCCCACGAGCGGGGCAACTGGGCCACACACGTCTACCTGCCCTGTAGGTaccggcaccgggaccgggATGGCACCGGGACCGGGATGGGTCCGGGAGGATGGCGGGACGGATCTCAGCCGCTGCGCCCCCGGGTCCCGCCGGTCCCGGCGGCGATCCGCGGCTCCTCTGACGGCGCCGCCCCGCAGACATTGCCCAGGAGgagttcctggagctgctggagctgctggtgtccCGCGCCCGCACCTACGTGCCGTCGCTGGCTGCCATGGAGGAGTTCCACCTGAGCCTCTCGCAGTGCGTGGTGCTGCGCTACCACTGGATACAGCCCTTCGTCCGCTCCCTCAGGGAGCGCCTGGCCGCCTTCCACAGGTGGGTTTGGCAGAGGCCCGGCAGAGCGCTCCTCACACCCCTCCTCTGCCCTCGGGGTTCGTGTTTTGCCAGCATCCACGCCCTAAGGTGTCCTTggcagctggtgctggcaggaCATTAAAGCCCTGGGGATTTTTCCTCACTGTCTCAGGATCTGGCACCAGACACGTCAGGTTTTGGTTTTCCAGGATCAGGCCAGAGCTGTGCCATCCCCTAAACCATGGATGGTTTTGTTGCTTACATCTAGCTCAGGCACTGGCTGAGCATCAGCTGCTTCAGGGCTTCTCTCACTGTCAGGCTTTAGAGGGCTGGAAACAGAACgggaattaattaatttgaGCCCCAAGAGGTTCTGGTTGCACCAGTTCGGTCCAATTGCAGCGTATATTTGCTTATATCTTTCCATGGCTTGATAACAATCCTGGCCCCTCCtcatcttcttttttattttttttccctgcagctgaaATAGGATCTTTCTTATTTCAGGTTCTTCTGCGTGGCTGACCAAGTGAAGGTTTACACCAACCAGAACAAAACCAGGTGAGTGCACAGTGGAGcagcctgcctgccccaggagaAGTCTGAGCAAGGTGCTGGGTGGATGGGAAGTGTCACCTGCCTATCCCACAGTTGGGCTGTGTGACAACACAGTGTGTGATCACCTCCAGACATTTCACACCTTTCCCCAGCCATCTGTACAAATTTTTAGCTTTGGCACTGTTTCTCTGCAAGCTTTTGCTCTCATTAGCTGGCGTGCACAGCCTGGGGCGAGCAGAGTGGGACCACCTCTTTTGGCAGCAGTGCCAATCGTGAAATTGTAGTGCAGGTCTTCCAAGAGCTGGAGAGAAATAGCTGAGATAGTGCTAATTCTCCTGGGCGTCAGCTCAGAAGCCTGATTCCAATGGAATGCAATTAAGTTTTTTTTGAATGTCAAAGCAGAGGTGATTAAAATTGCAGAAAGTTGCTGAATCTGGTGGGAAAGGCAGCCCAAGATAGTCATGGGTAGGAAAAAGTGGATATGGAACCTGGGTGACACTTGTATCTTCTGCTTCCCTCCTGGAGGGGAAGAAACGATGACTCTAGAGAGTGTCATCCCGACAGTCCTGGAGGAGGTGCTGACTTCTTTGTCACATCTCTCCAGCTGGGTACTTCCCATTCCCTGCTTCCTCTCACACTGTAAAACCTCCCCAGCAACTTCCACTTTTTTAATGCAGCTCCTGCATGGTCATGGCACTCTGCTGAAATTCCCATCCAGTGCATCCTTTGCCtagaaaactgattttcatGTCCCAAAAGGTACTAGGCTAATCTAGTAAGTCTACATGGTTTATCATCCAGTCCTGCTTCTCCCTGCTACCacatcttttgtttttcttcagaataCAATCAGCATCCTTGGATGCTTAAACCTGGCATTTCTTAGATTTCCTTGTGTTAGGGAGCAGGGAACTTGCCCAGTAGGAGTGAAGTATTCTTAGGGCTGTGTTTTGTGCAGCATGAAAGGGTGCTTGCAGTCTCTCCTTGCCTTTCTTTAGGACTTTTATTGGCTTGGAGGTCTCTGCTgggcatttccagctgctggagctggtctCGGAGGTGGATAGCGTTCTAGAGGAATTTGACCTTCCCACATTCTACAAGGTGAGGCGTTCCTGCTTGCTCCCCTGCCAGTCTGGACATGCCAGCTGGTTCCCTGTGAGATGTTCACTCAAATAAACAGGAGCCAGTTGCAgtggctgccctgctgtgcaTGGAAACAGGGTTGTCCTGGGATAGAATGGGCACTCTGGGACTGAGGACAATCCTTGTGTCTTTGCCTTGGGCAGCTTTCTTGGGCATTAGTCCAGCCTTTTTGCTTAGTACTAGCTTTGGGAACAGGTTTGGGATTTTGAAGGGCCAGAGCCCAGTTTGTCTGTGTCtagagctgagcagggagttCATGTGGATTCAGAAGTGACCCACGTACCTCCTCCAAAACCAGTCCTGAAAGAttctcccacagctgcagagtTGAGCACAGGGAGACTGAGAACCAGGCAGCCTTGCCCACTGGTGTCCaaaggggctggggtgggaagcCCAGGACTCCTCTTGCCTCCAGCACTGTCCAtatcagctctgcagctgttgAGTTGGCAGAGGGGACTCCCAGCTTTGGGATCCTCCAGCCTTTGTGatcccaggcagggcagcagcatcaTGCCAGATCTTGCACTGTGGCTCTGGGCGTCGAGCAAAGCCTCCTTTAGCCCTCTCATTCTTATCCCTGGTGTTTTTTGCCTCCAGGACCCATCATTCCACATCAGCTTGGCCTGGTGCGTCGGGGACCTGTCTGGCAGGCTGGAAGGGCAGTGTCTGCGGGagctccaggtgtgtccccacagACATGGGGTGCTCTGGAGAGCagggggagggcagagctggagtcCAGCCACATCTCCCTGCTGGAGGTGGAGAGTGGGACATTCTCTTCAACTGAGCAGGACAAACTTCACTGGGCTGAAAGATGTGAAGCTTTTGGGGGGAGTGTGAGTTAAATCACCCTCCTGAGGGAAGTCAGAGGCTTCCAGCTGCAAATGGCTTCATCTGTGACTTGCTTCAGACAGGGAGCTGCCGACTCCATCCTCTAGCAGATCCGCCCTACTGGTACTGACTCCTGCCTCTATTTTCCAGGACATTGTGGATGGGTTTGAGGAGTCAGCATTCCTGCTGCGTATCCAATGGGAGCAAATCCGCTGCAAGTCAGGGAACAAGtacttctccttccccttgaGGTAGGGGCGGGTGGGGCTGTGCCTTTTGGAGCCTCGAAGAGCCTGACACTGTAACAAGGGCTGCAgtctggcacagctctgtgtggcaTCGGGCTGTCACGCACCTCTGCGCTCTTCTTGCCTGCTCAGCGTCTCTGCAGTGTTGGTGGCCTCAAGTCGGGCCACTTCCAGTTTGAGCTGCTGGCTGAAGAAAAGTGCTTGTAGCAGATTTCATCCTCACTGCTGGATGTGCTGCAGTCAGCACTGGCGGTTCCAGACATCCCACGGTCACtaattttgctgatttttttttttttaaaaaagaagaagaaaaaatcttcaaaagCCATAGATGCCTtatgggaaggaggaagaaggtaGCGTGGGAAGCTGCTACTAAAGGGAGAGTGTCTCACACAGTGGGAAGTAGCACTGCCAGATTGTTGGGAGGCTCTGGGCATGTTTTGAGTAGCAAGAGGAAGGACGTGGAGCTGGATCCTCTTCCCTGAGTGTTTTCCTACTGTAAGCCAGCTCGGACAAGCTCCTGAGTCATGTTGCGTCCCTctcacactgctgctgcctctgtagAGACATTTCAGTGTCTGATCCTTTTGCCAAAGAACAAGAGCTTGCTTCCAGGTGTGGGTGAGCCCTGGAACGGACAGTGTCAGTGTttgcctgagctgggagggcagtgcccacaggtGAGTCAAGGGGTGGTGGCTCCTGGCAAGGCTCCACACTTTTTCTCTGTGTGACCAGCACCCCAGGTGGATGATGACCCAGGGGATCGCAGGCCGGACATTGTCCCTTGGGAGAAActcctttttatccttttgTCCCTGTGCGTTGGTCAGCTGCAACCTCTCAGGTAGTTGGAACAGGAAGCTGATGTGATACCCTGAATCCTTTATTCCTTGTCTGTCCAGGACTTCTGAGCAGTAAAAATCTGTTTCCTCATGTCATAAAATTGTGTCTGTGGTGTATTTCAGCCGTTTCCTTTTAGACACGCACAACTCCTGCAAGCTTGACGTGAGGCCACTTCTGTAAGTGCTCCTGTGAGCTCCGTGCTGCctgtcctggcacagagagTGGCTTTGTCTGCGGGAGCATCTCCAGACAGTCGGGATTTGTGTCCCAGGGAGCATTGCAGCCAgttgctgctgccagcagcctttTGAAGTCcttaacaaaaaaatctgttaagTCTTTAGCCAGTTAGTTTCCAGGATGGGTATCTGCAAGATAAGTTTCttttgggggaaagaaaaacaaacagagatATATTTAGCCCCTGGGGACTTCAGTGAAACCGGTTTCTCTCAGGTTAATGCTCAACCACCGGCCCCAGCCGGGCCTGGCACTGCACCCTCTTGTGTAACACCGGGTGTCAGAGACCCCCGGGACAGGACACAGTGGCTGTGAGGGCAAAGTCGGGGGTGTGGCGGCTGCCGGCAGGGCCGGGTGCGGGGAGGGGGGCGGCTCTACCCGGTGCGGGGCTCTGCCCGCGGCCCCACCGCGCACACACGTGCAGGGGGGCGGCCCCGCCTCcaccggccccgccccgccgcggccccgcccctgCCGCGGCCTCGCCCCGCCCGCTCCCaccgctccccgccgccgccgccgccgccgcgcccgcctTCCGCCAGCCGCTCCGGTGCTCCCGGCGGCGGGCAGAGCGCGGCAGGGCAGCCGAGCGGAGCCGGGCCCCGGCGCGCCGCGCCGGCTGCCCATGTGCCGCGCGCCGCCGTGCTGACCTCACGCACAAAAGGCGGGCCGGGAGGCGACGGGCCGCGCCTGGCAGCGCCTCCCATGCACCGTGCGCAGCCCCCCGCGGCGGCTCGGCCCCGGGCCATGAGGGCGGCGTAGCTCCGACACCGCCgcgctcggcccggcccggcccggcccggcgcggccgggggcagccgcgacccggcggcggcgcggaatggcaggagggggcggcgccccctggcgggcgggcgggcgcctCCCGCCGCtcgtggtgctgctggtgctgctggcgggggcggcgggcgaGGAGATCAACGCTGAGGTGAGCCACGGGGCCGGGGCTCCGCGCCCCCGGCCGCCGCACCGGCACCTGCGGGCCCGCCGCACCGCCGGCCGGGGCAGGTGCAGGCGGGGAACGGGGCGGTGGGCTGCAGGTCGTCCCCGGGGGTGGAGGGCGGCGGGCGCAGGGTGTGGGGAGGAAGCGCTTTGTGCCCGGCGGGGGAGGGGGTGAAAGGGCTTTTGATAAAGGCTCTGCTCCGCCACCCTGCCGGGGGAACGGGAGTGGGGGTAGAAGAATTTAATAGATTTAATGTTTTTAGCAATTAAAATGTTAAGccatttttggaaaaaaaaaaaagtgataggAAAAGAATTGGGTTAGGAAAAGGATTGGAGAACCTGGAGAAGAAgacttggaaaaggaaaaagacttggAAGGGCAATAAGACTTGGAAAAGGAATAGGAATTGGAaggaatttagaaaaaaagctttaaagattaaaaggaaaacccCCCTAATCtggaaaatataaatgaaaactacgaggggaaaaaaaaaaagttacaaaagAGTaataataaagataaaaataaaatgcaattaaagcAGACAAGAGGAGGCggaggctggggcaggaaggAAGAGCCCCGGCGCGCCTCAGTACCCTCCTGCCCCccgccctggggctgcagcctcgCAGGACAGAAGCCCCTTTGTGGGTGCAGGCCGGGGCGGGGGTCGCAGGCTTCAcatccctcagcagctcccaggggacgcctccagagcaggacaggacaggcaGCCCGCAGGCAGCCTGGccccctgccagctgcctcGTCCCTGGAGTCAGCCCATCCGGCAGCAGCCCCCCGAGATCTCCAGCTTCCCCACCTGgtagggcagggcagggaccctgtgccctcctgccGCAGCGCTGTCTGCTCGGGGGTGGCATTTGCCACTGGTAGCTGGCACTGATCACCCCTGTGAAGGGACGCAGGGCTAGGGTACAGTCAGGCAGGGGGAGGGATCCTTCCCCACCGGGTgttgggcagctctggggctgctcggTGCCGGGCTGACGCACGGCTCTCCCGGCCAGGCATGGCTGCGGCTCTATGGGTACCTGCCGCAGCCCAGCCGCCGGATGTCCACCATGCGCTCGGCTCAGACCTTCTCCGCCGCGCTCGCGGAGATGCAGAAGTTCTACGGCATCACCGTCACCGGCGTCCTGGACGAGGAGACCAAGGCGTGAGTTTCTCCATTGTCCCCTTGCTCAAGTAGATGGCAGCTCTACTCTCGGGCTCTGGTTTTCTCTGACAGCCccggggctctgctggcacctggAAAAGTGGGTGCTATCTCCCTTGGTAGGTGCTTCTCCCCTTTTGGGGGCTGCACCTATGCAGCCAGGATATTGTCCCTGCTGTCTGGGTGCTGTAACCCCTCAGGGACATTGGCTGTGgtgggctgagccctggctcGGTGTCCTCCTGGCAGGTGGATGAAACGTCCCCGCTGTGGGGTCCCGGATCAGTTTGGAGCACGGATGAAGTCCAACATGCGTCGGAAGCGGTACGCGCTGACAGGGCGGCGCTGGAGCCAGAGCCACCTCACCTTCAGgtacccagcactgccaggggttccctccccccagcccatggagagCCATGGATCCCCTCAGGGAATGAGTGCTGCTCCAGGCCTTCTCTAGTGAATTCTGTATCCCCAGCATCCAAAACTACACGGAGAAGCTGGGTCGGTACCACTCACACGAGGCCGTCCGACGAGCTTTCCGGGTGTGGGAGCAAGCCACGCCGCTGGTTTTCCGGGAGGT
This window contains:
- the ZNF319 gene encoding zinc finger protein 319, with amino-acid sequence MSESWQQQQQQPQQPPPPPQQHHAGAAALPEHSIPPSTADNPLGCAVYGILLQPDPGLQHHQHAPIQAGEPSHKCGVCGHDLAHLSNPHEHQCLPSHDRSFQCTQCLKIFHQATDLLEHQCIQVEQKPFVCGVCKMGFSLLTSLAQHHNVHNGNAMKCSICEKTYKPPEVEHSQPLDPSEKPYSCSICQKTFKHLSELSRHERIHTGEKPYKCTLCDKSFSQSSHLVHHKRTHSSERPYKCTVCEKTFKHRSHLVRHMYAHSGEHLFKCNVCELHFKESSELLQHPCTPSGERPFRCGECQKAFKRPSDLRQHERTHSEERPFKCDLCQMSFKQQYALMRHRRTHKAEERFKCNLCEKGFVQPSHLVYHQHVHGIENLFKCNVCQKGFNQSSELLRHKCVQNAERPFKCAVCNKSYKRASALQKHQLAHCAEKPLKCTLCERRFFSSSEFVQHRCDPAREKPLKCPDCEKRFKYASDLQRHRRVHTGEKPYKCSSCEKAFKQREHLNKHHSVHAREQQYKCMWCGERFLDLGLLQEHSVQHTAEGAYQVAACLP
- the USB1 gene encoding U6 snRNA phosphodiesterase 1 — its product is MSAALVGYSSSEEEQEQEEEGGSRDGGAQGPPGASAGRSRLPVPVGLPGDPDPEEAVSDDSSRHGGRVRGFPHERGNWATHVYLPYIAQEEFLELLELLVSRARTYVPSLAAMEEFHLSLSQCVVLRYHWIQPFVRSLRERLAAFHRFFCVADQVKVYTNQNKTRTFIGLEVSAGHFQLLELVSEVDSVLEEFDLPTFYKDPSFHISLAWCVGDLSGRLEGQCLRELQDIVDGFEESAFLLRIQWEQIRCKSGNKYFSFPLR